agtataatgttattcaatttgagaacacatagaattccaagaatgcaagtatcagattgaatcagatatatacattaaaatacatccaataaaacttgggaaaatcaacatggtatcagagctcaggctTGTGAAttttaatttggaggttggagagggttggagaattcagttttttttagaattttcagtctgaaatatgccattgtacggcccttggttggcctcaaaatgaggactataatatatggatggaaagatctgggtttctagttttcaaatatgtttatctcatcaaatttgattcagttttgtgtaagatatgacgactttggtgcaggtcacttgaaaccctacctagggttagcagttttgggaaaaatgtcataacttttgttttaaccgttggatgtggctataacttggaggaaatgtttgtaattagattttataacatctcaccgaagagattggataaatttggtaaattgcaaaagttattaacgactgtgtgtggcagatcataatgaaagtgttgatcaaaactatgaaaatgttctacatcattcaaagggaattatgatgagagatgattcatgcgtgatatttcttatatgggctcaccttatgaaaggaaatgttttaaacttaagataagtattccatgttttattaaggcacatgaattattgagtttgtaatttatgctataatattggctaGCGAAATCTTGTATGCTTCCATCATTGGTATTTTTGTTCGAGATAATTTAGTTTATgagctatttgtaatctctctctgacataccttcaggacgaaagcacaataaaattgaattaaagggagaaataaattgatgcttacaaacgaattgatgattgagaccaaATGCAGAGGGAGTTtgacatttcaaaagaggacaagaggttgatacaagaacttgagcttcagagggagcagatagctcagtcaacttgtgacaatttcgatcatagtgattgagagggattttcactattgaaggtgaaacacttatgaggtaaaacttgattcaattgattattatactaatgaaatcatttaatgccttatgggccctgtgtaaatcataaggaagtgacgacttccaaatgatttccacttgtatttttgaggttattggaaggtgacgatcttacaataacttgagcttgtggatagaatcgccgacagaggcaatccacatgagagctcatggatagaattgctgactgaggcaatccacataagagcttgtggatagaatcgccaactgaggcaatccacgtgagagctcatggatagaatcgccaactgaggcaatccacataagagtttgtggatagaatcgccgactgaggcaatccacttaagagcttgtggatagaatcaccgactgaggcaatccacgtgagagctcatggatagaatctcCGATTGAAGCAATCCACATAAGAGTTTGTGGATAGAATcgttgactgaggcaatccacgtgagagctcatggatagaatcgccgactgaggcaatccacgtaagagcttgtggatagaattgccgactgaggcaatccacgtgagagttcatggatagaatcgccgactgaggcaatccatatAAGAGCTTGTGGGTAGAATtgccgattgaggcaatccacgtgagagctcatggatagaatcgccgactgaggcaatccacgtaagagcttgtggatagaatcgccgactgaggcaatccacgtgagagctcatggatagaatcgccgactggggcaatccacacaagagcttatggatagaatcgcgaACAGAGGCAATCCATgcaagagcttgtgaatagaatcgccgacggaggcaaattcacaccttgagactatggtcccctgtgatgagcatcatatggttgatgcaaatactcccaatatcatgagatgatatttttgagtcatggtgaatatcatgtgccttgatattcttgtttataccatacttcttgatatcatagtgaaataatattttctctattccataattaatctagacttaatgcatttgcattgattttatcttccctagctaagagggagtgttaattatgttttgtgtagctatggtgagggccataagtgttgacatgggagatcactacacattttgtctgatcatcctccctagctaagagggagtgttaatgtttgtagcttcagtcgaatgatcatttagaatacatataatatatgttgattaataataatatattattatgttatattattatattattattaatcatataaaatttaatattcaatattaatctattatattattctaaattaataattgattgatgaaacattataatattgattaaattattataattaaaggagagacatgtctattcaaggacatgcctctccaaaggaatatatatagtataatgctaagttgccggtacgggtacgggtacgggtacgtgGGTACGGTACGCTGGTACGGCTTTTTTTTTAGGGGGGGCCTGGGTACGTCCGGGTACGTTcgtacaaaaaaatgtaaaaatcataaatatatacatatatacactctaataagtagaaacaaaaattaaatttagaatcccacatatcatccatatgctaaacaaaacttggaactatcatatatgattcatattgatataactataagtctataacaaaattacaaactttgaatgttatgatagatatcgaattcattgttcactggctcaaccgttcaacaataaaataacacaactaataatcagcaatagcatcatatgggtcactaggaagatcaagatcaacatcatcattgacattagatgatgtaggtagagtactggaaccacatgcagcctcactgccacttgcactagcagcacattggctatcagactccccagaaagtaaagattgtgtggcagctgaaaaatccaaatcagttcgctctggatctacatcccaaaactttgtgctcccatccttatactcattttgtttatgagtaagaaggcgcaagtttgaatgcacataaacgagctcttctgccttacttgctgccagtcggttgcgtttcactgagtggataaaggagtatgtgctccaatttcgctcagatgaagaggaactagcaacctattgaataattgacacaaagtgagagggtgacaattataaaatagtaaaaaatctaaatttagagagcaataaaaattaagaaacttacttgcgataaaactttgattgcaagagtttgaaggtttggtgatgtatggccattgaggtaccaccaagcatgagaatcctttctatacttgtcacggagagcggaaacactttgaccattggaggctacaaaatcagcaaactcacttgtcattaaatcctccatttcagaatctgggaagagtttagtaagtgctgtcctacacccttcactgacttctgaatctctatatggtggtacccttgatggcttagcaagcatttcatcactataaaatttgggagtcaatgcaaatgcaagaagatgtagtggggtggtcattttgttccaccgctcaacacaaattgattgaacctctttgaagaaagtttcttcgggatcttgctcttttgcattgatgatggctttcattttctcaatcatcgagtcaatgccatcatatacctctcccaaacatgggtgatccatgtcagtataacggatcatactcatgatgggctcagtgaaactcaaaagatattccactcgatcccaccaaatgtcatctaggatcatgcgctttacatttgctgccctttcagtattggattgcctccatagggaccaactttgactaattaccatgctagcaagtggctgtcgcaccttcacaagtcgcctcaagacgattgtgttggatgcaaatcgggtctcggcaacctattcaaaaattaaaaataaaaattagaatacaaagaagacatgataaaaaaataaaaattaagtaaccatcaaagtgaaatgtagattttaaaaattgaagtgtttcaattacctttagcaactccaactgtgaaaatgatctgaaaatggcctgtgacatgttatggtttgtgatgaacatttggatctcttcagcctcaacataaatttgtttgatccaatctattttcctgcctatcttttgtagcatgaggttgagagagtggacagcacaaggtgtccaaaatatgtgttcaaaccgtgtctcaatcaacatacctgcagctctacaattctttgcattgtccgttattacttggacaacattttgaggtcccacatcctgaatgcattgtataaggatgttagcaataaattgtgcatccttcacctgtccctcacaatccacagctttcagaaacattgcccctttagggcacactgcaattacattaattaatggccgatttttggtatccttccatccatctgaaatgatggacacccctgtttgtttccatgaatttctaatgggagccaatgcattgtctatgttttttacctcctttgctagtaaggtgctacgcaccttctcataacctggccctgtgtacccttgtggagcctcatttacctttttcaacatatcctgccaatatggtgatcgtaccacattaaatgacaaaccgtttgcatatagacatcttccaacggattgatctgcaatctctctagcatcattcttaaatgctctctctaatggtcccttgcttctcttcacaataacagggtcttcactaattgggtccaagaatgggtggctctctaccacgatatcaggaaaatcgctataagatggagaagtagggggcctctttgatttacttcctcttcctgtcaacaaaggatggtttgaggcacgaccaactcttgcatctgcttcctcttgctctctaatatatcctgctatttcttgaggtgacatcccatttccattctttcctagacatggtttgattccttgttggggaatggcacaaaaatgggctttgacacgactgtaggagctagtttttttcgtactacagaagttgcatatccataaaaatgttccaccaccttttacttggtctattattttgacatatttccataaaggtgaatttgggtcagttTTGAAAGTCCGTTGAGGAGTAGAGCTACTAGTCGTTGCCATTATGATttctacaacaaattaaaaaaaaaaatattaatatttaatattatatatttaacatTTAGCAAAAtagttttataatttattattatagtttGAACTTTGTTTATTTTAAATCACTTAATAGTTTgttaaattaaaagttaaaaaaacaaacctaatataaattaaaaattacaattttcgatttttaattttaaataataaaagttatAAAACTATTTTAATAGgttcataatttattaattattattattttaaatatgaataattcatatttaaaataataataattaataaattattaaccaTTAAAATAGTTTTATAGTTTTTAgtcttttattatttaatattaaaaatcgaaaattgtaatttttaatttatattaggttttttttttaacttttaatttaacaaactattaattgatttaaaattaataaattcaaactataataaaaataaaaaatttaacaaacTATTATAAAAATTTCGAAATTAACAACCTACCTGCAAGCTCGAAATGGCGCCTCCCGTCTTGGCTCCTTCGCGCGTCCTCTGCCGTGGCTCCTTCGCGCGTCCTCTGCCGTGGCTCCTCCTGTGCAACCCGCAACCCGTGGCGGCCTCCTCCTGTGCAACCCGCAACCCGTGGCGGCCTCCTCCTCCTGTGCAACCCGCAACCCGTGGCGGCCTCCTTCTGTGCAACCCGTGGCGGCGGCCTCCTCCTTCTGTGCAACCCGTGGCGGCCTCCTATGTTTTCGTGGCTCCTGTGCCCTCCTCCTGCGCTTTCGTGGGatgtttcttcttttttttttaactttcgGGTTTAAAACGATGTGAAAAAACCTTCGACATTTTTGCACGTGCAGATTCGGCAAAAAAACCCTACGGAATCGCCACGTTTACATCGGATGCGTCGGGGTTCGTGTCTAAAAACGCGGATACGTTTCAGGTTAAAAAAAACAGTACCCTGTTCGAATCCACAGGGATTCCATGGCGAATCCGAATCCGGTACGTATCGTATCCGGATTTGGGAGCAAACTAGGAAGTACCGGTAACTCaggtataatgttattcaatttgagaacacatagaattccaagaatgcaagtatcagattgaatcagatatatacattaaaatacatccaataaaacctgggaaaatcaacagtTATCATAGCTAAAGGTTCTGAAAAATGAGTTTTTAGGTCTGTGTTTTATTTTAGAGGTTTCtgagaaatgagggctagggcttaTGCTTTATATGCAAAGGGCTCTCAAAaagtagggttttattttttatttttatatgtatagaAATCTGAAAGCTAGggttatttttttttaatgtagaaGCTTCTGGAAAAGGGACTATTGATTTTGTTTTTATTCGTTGAGGGTTTTAAAAGACTAGATTTTTGTTTTATGACATTAATGTCTCTATGTGTAGAGGGTTTGGAGAAAAAGGGTTTGGGTTTGTGTTTTTACAAGTAGCATCTTAAGAAACTAGGGCTAGTGTTAGGGAAAATATTAAGGGATGGGAAATACTCTACAAGTATATACTGGCGAGTGAATCTGTATAAAATACTTGTTGAATCATTCCTTTTCAAAACTTACATACCTTATGTTAATGTAGATTAGATTTTTTAGTAGATAAAATAGAggtatcttttaattttattatctcacAATTGATGATCTCACTAACCTATGAATTTTGTAGGTTGATGCAAGTATGAAGGGAGATAGTATGTCCACAAAGTATATTGATTTCCTAAGTTTTTATTAATGCTTCAAGTGCTGCTGATTATATCACAACTATCGCTGTGTTTAGAATAAGATCAATCTTCTAAGATTTGCACTGATTGATTTCGGTACACCCTTCATCGATCTGCTTGCgaattatatatattaaatgggAAGGCACATCAGTGGATAGACATGTCTCCACACGTGTGGAGGCATGTCTCTCCACCGATATGTCTGTCCATTTAATATTACCAATACTGATTCATAATTGGTGGCATTAGCAAACCATTTGTTATTATAAACTAATACCGATTCATAATTGGTGGCAACTATTCAGTTAACACAACCGATTCACAATCGGTATGTTAAACTGAAAATAGCCGATACACTTCATCGACAGGAAGTGGATCATACATGATCACCGATTTTATACTAGGGAGATGACAATCGATATATGATCAACCATTTGATCATTTAATCAGATTTAGTTTATTCATGAAaagaatatgtatgtatgttaATATACATAGTAATAATAAACTCAATGATTATTACTATGTATATTAGTATACATATATGAAGTATTCTAATGATGTAAGTTTTATTCATGATCATATTTATCTGACCGAAGCTATCATCTTTAACACCTTAGACTACATCAAGAAATCTATTTGATTCTTTCCActtgaaaaatctattttttttctaattttgctGAAGAATTAGCTTATTGATAAAATTAGGCCATATAAATATTGTTGCTTTTCATATATAAAGTGTTATAGAGAATTAGGTGTAGGGTCTATATTTTTATTGTGGGGGATCTTAGAAACTAAGGTTAGTGTTTTGTGTAAAAGTGCAGCTCTAAAGGAGGATGTTGGTGGGTTGCTTGACAAGTCATTGGAGGTGGATGCATGGAAGTTTGCTGCACCACGGTCTCAATTACATCTCCTCTCTGGAACAGGTAGGCTAATGTCATTTCTTTGCTAATCATTTATTTTTGAAATGAATGAATGAGTGAATGCTTTTAATTATGTCCACGACCAGCGAAGAAACCTGTACATCCAAAACCCAACACCTATATTTCCATTTCTTTCTGAATCTTGGATCTTCTACTATGTAACTTTAGTTACTATGTAAACTGAATTCccattttttcacacacacacatcctTTCTTGCAAAGAAGATTCATTAGCTTTTAGTGCTCCATGGGGATGGATCCTAGTGGGCTTGAATAAGTCTCAAGTACTTGGTGACTTGGAGGTGGCATCCTCTTCTTGCctttttttttgaagttttgagGATGTATGTCTATTTTTGGTCTTTTTGGGGACTCCCTTGTGTCCCCAATTGTCCTCTTGGTGCCTTGGGGACTTTAGAGTGCCCCTATATCAAATCTGTTGAAGATAGCAAAAGACCATTGTAAAGCAAACAAAACCGTAAAACAAAGGGTCCACCAATGTCCCccaacttaaaaaaatattttgaaaaccaTGCTTATTGCTGTATTGCATCTACCAAAAGAGAAGGGAAATGAGAAGAGGAAcaggagaagacaaaagaagagTGGGAAGAAAAGAGATTAAGAGGTGCAGTTTTTGAGATACAATTGCATAATGATTTTGATATATGAGCTTATTGCTCAATGTACCTATACATGATGCAACATTTTTTCTTTTGGAATCTCTCAATATATTTGATATAAATCATGCTTTGTATCAAAGTTGGAAAACTCGGACTCGCTGTGGACTTGACAGCCCAAAAATTGGACTCGGACTCAAACTCGGTAAAAaagaaaaccgtagttttacaaaaaaacaaaacaaaaagaaattaatgcatttagagaagaCAAGAGCCATAATTGAAGCATTATGcatgtcatatgatctccaaacactcaatatttgaaatttcatcattcgtACTCATAGTTTCAAAGTTTAAAATGTATAacagcagcataagtttataaatgtttacaaaattacatataatgatatgtccagaTGTGAAAAATAGCAAATtaaagactacatcttcctctttcctctccTAACATAAttcaatttttcaggccttgagctagtATTAGTAGGTCTCGAGTTATCTAAAtgatgagatgattcttcttcttcaacatcaaagtcttcaTCTTCGTCCTCGTCTTTGTCCTACTCTATTTCATTCAATCCCGCTACTTTTGCTTCTTGTGCTGCTCCTCCCTCTAATTTTGCAAGATCTTCTTCAGTAAGGAGGACATCATCTCAATCATTTTGTTCATTGATAGTCCAATCACCATgtggatcaatttcatccaagtaactggcctcatgtgaaacaccctccacctttCTAGTGTGAAGGTGAAGGTTGTATCGAACGAAGACAAGATCATTGAGGCGCTTTTGGGtcaacctatttctcttctttgtgtgaatgctctcaagTAAACTCCAATTCTGTTCAAACCTAGAAGCACTACATGGTTGGGACAAAACACGGAtggctatcttttgaagattaggtgtcccaacaccataattctcccaccataaattTACAAAAAatcatttagaaatattagaattgagtaaaaaatgtaacaatcaagtttctgattttttttttgtagtaTTGAATTAGTTTTTTTACCCGGTTGTTTTCCTGTCAATTGCTTGTtgttgttaatgcattagtagcttctgcaagataagactttcctaacCCTTTAATCTCTTCTatctgttttggtttactcatctatgctattagattatctgatttatgctttccgaactgaatatgtttatcggattataacattgatcatgatttatgatattgacattggataAATATGGATTAGATCGacaacttgcttaacatagttaagcgtcgattaaatgctatcgggctagtaacccgatagcatattaatgtcgattcatttatgaatcagcattaatatgctatcggggtattaacccgatagcatatgtaatgctatttgtTATCGGGATAAACATTTATtcgggccattaacaaagcatcataactaacacCGCTTCAACCGAGTGTTAAGTAttaatgttagttaccaaacataaccgaaatcgggatgtgcaccgatcaataggtgccttgatcggtcatgtataccggtcaagacatctattgaccagtcttctaaaacatataaagcccgacatgaatcatttggagaagacatagaaaagtattaatgatctctctccttctgcCTGCAACAAAATAATCAGATTATTAGACAgtataatcatataaaattctcacatatagaatatgttcttttattgcaattgaataaaactttacaGTTGTGAAGAGAAGAGTCTCCCCTCTACACCCTTGGTAGATCTTGAACAacgaacatttccaaattcataaataagATAGTCAAACTCAACAACGAAtatttccaaattcataaataaatTACAAGATAtagcaaatgtcaaatctcacctccaactcatcaaaaaccttgtctctcaactctttttaggtgccattttatCAATGCATGCAACAACACCTGCCATGATATCCTCGTTAGCCCTAAATGAATAAGAGAAGTAGAATTTTAGGTTCAAGAAGTAAGCGGATTCACgtattggtttgtggatttggtttgtccacctacgatcaatgatgcgccaaaggatttcatatttttttgtattcccgccatagtaatgtgaaatggcctctttggtcctatccatggcctcataaatgaaacccattggcatgccctctacatccaccatacgaagaacccttaccaaagatgaaaacaaattttaaattagtacaaatTTAACCCCTCAAACAAAATACAGCAAATAGATTATCTTGTATTAAGTTTAcatttgtgtttgttacttaccccGATCAGCTCCTCTCCACTTTTGTTAAACCTTTCATAAAAAACAATGCTTACAATCTTCTTCGCCTCAACTCTTTTGGAGTATGTAGACTCCAACCAAGCACTAGACACAAACATTTGCTTATGATGAGGAATGGTACCAAGAATGCTCTACACTGTGAagaagtggctagcaaatcgtgtcgAACCTAGTTGTACAAGCTCCTTGCCATTTGTGTGGTTTCTTATCATAGAAAGGACCCAAGTATGgctgtagatgaatttggtgacattttttgcatcttcaaccacccttttcacccatccaatcttcccagtgTCCTCTAACAACAAGTCCAAGCAATGTGTAACACATGGACTCCATGTAATTgtaggatgcctctccataagcattctaccCATAGCTACATATGCAGCTGCATTGTtcgtgataatttggacaacattctcaactccaacttcctgGATCACCCCATCTAATAGATTGCACAAACTTTCCGCGTTTTTGATTTCATCTAAGGCATCAATAGAATACCATTGCACCATtagaagccaccaagaagttgaggagagtccTATTTCGTCTGTCTATCCATCTATCTGATAAAAT
This genomic stretch from Cryptomeria japonica chromosome 8, Sugi_1.0, whole genome shotgun sequence harbors:
- the LOC131857370 gene encoding uncharacterized protein LOC131857370, which codes for MATTSSSTPQRTFKTDPNSPLWKYVKIIDQVKGGGTFLWICNFCSTKKTSSYSRVKAHFCAIPQQGIKPCLGKNGNGMSPQEIAGYIREQEEADARVGRASNHPLLTGRGSKSKRPPTSPSYSDFPDIVVESHPFLDPISEDPVIVKRSKGPLERAFKNDAREIADQSVGRCLYANGLSFNVVRSPYWQDMLKKVNEAPQGYTGPGYEKVRSTLLAKEVKNIDNALAPIRNSWKQTGVSIISDGWKDTKNRPLINVIAVCPKGAMFLKAVDCEGQVKDAQFIANILIQCIQDVGPQNVVQVITDNAKNCRAAGMLIETRFEHIFWTPCAVHSLNLMLQKIGRKIDWIKQIYVEAEEIQMFITNHNMSQAIFRSFSQLELLKVAETRFASNTIVLRRLVKVRQPLASMVISQSWSLWRQSNTERAANVKRMILDDIWWDRVEYLLSFTEPIMSMIRYTDMDHPCLGEVYDGIDSMIEKMKAIINAKEQDPEETFFKEVQSICVERWNKMTTPLHLLAFALTPKFYSDEMLAKPSRVPPYRDSEVSEGCRTALTKLFPDSEMEDLMTSEFADFVASNGQSVSALRDKYRKDSHAWWYLNGHTSPNLQTLAIKVLSQVASSSSSERNWSTYSFIHSVKRNRLAASKAEELVYVHSNLRLLTHKQNEYKDGSTKFWDVDPERTDLDFSAATQSLLSGESDSQCAASASGSEAACGSSTLPTSSNVNDDVDLDLPSDPYDAIADY